The following DNA comes from Ruficoccus amylovorans.
CACACTGTTTTTGAGGAAAGTGCTCGGTGAAGGGGAGGGGAAAGGGAGAAATTCGTAGATTTATAGATTCGTAGATTCTTGGGATTCTTAAGTTCGTAGGTCGGTCGGAGGGGTATCCGCAGAGTTTTTTTAGGGAGCGGATTTTCTTGGCGGCAGTGGTTGCCTTGACGGGCGGTCCCGTTTACGAATCTTTGAATTTACACATCTACGAATTTCATTCCCTCCCCTTATGCAATCTCAGCAGATTCTTCTCGGCGTAAACATCGACCATAGCGCCACGGTCCGCCAGGCGCGTTACCGCGAGCACGCGCTTGACCGTGGACGGATGGTCGAGCCCGATCCGGTGGAAATCGCCCTGCACGCCCAGCGTGCCGGGGCCGACGGCATCACCATGCACCTGCGCGAAGACCGTCGCCACATCCAGGACAGCGACGTGCGCCTGATGCGCGACATGATCCAGGTGCCGCTCAACCTCGAAATGGCCTGCACGCAGGAGATGCTCGACATCGCGCTGGAAGTGCGCCCGGACGTGGTGCTGCTCGTGCCCGAGGGACGCCAGGAGGTGACGACCGAGGGCGGGCTCGACGTGATTGGCGGCCGCGACAACATCTGCACTATGGTCAGCCATCTGGGCGCGGTGGGCGTCGAGACGAGTCTCTTTATCGACCCGGACCCCGAGCAGGTGAAAACCGCAGCACAGACCGGCTGCGCCTACGTGGAACTGCACACCGGGGCCTTTGCCAGCGCCTTTTACGAGAGCCGCGAGGCCGCCCGCTACGAGCTGGAGCGGCTGCGCATCGCCGCCGACATCGCTGCCAACGCCGGGCTCAAGGTCAACGCCGGGCACGGCATCAACTACGTTAACATCCGCATGGTGCGCGAACTGCCGCACCTGCACGAGATGAACATCGGCCACAGCATCATCAGCCGCGCGCTCTACACGGGGATCACCGAGGCCGTGCGCGAGATGAAGGCCCTCATGAACGGCGTGCTGCGATGAACATCCGGCTGGAGGAAGGCGGCTTCGTGCTCGGGGTTGGGACGGACCTGGTGGATGTCGAGCGCATCCGCGCTTCCCACCAGCGCCACGGCGAGCGCTTCCTCGACCGGGTTTTTACCGCCGTTGAGCAGGCCTACTGCCTCGACCACCGCAATCCGTATCCCCATCTGGCCGCCCGTTTCGCCGCCAAGGAGGCGCTCTCGAAGGCTTTCTCGACCGGCATCGGAGCGGAGTTCGCGTTCACCTCGCTCAGCGTCGAGCACGGGGAGCGCTCCCAGCCGCTGGCCCGTCTGGACGCTAAAGGGCAGGCCCTGCTGGAGGCCGTGGGCGGAACCAACGTCCTCCTTTCCCTGACTCATACCTCGACTCTGGCCCAGGCGTTCGTCCTCATCGTGCGACGTCCCGGTTGACCGACGTCTTTTTTCAAAAAAGCCATCCTCGAACTCCCGACCCCCGATCCGCCATGCCCATCGCCCATCCCATTCTCTCGACCGACGAATCCCTCGATTTCGAGCGCACGCTCTTGCCGGGGCGTGAGCAGCAATGGACGGCCATGAACAACGCCGGGCGTGCCGTGGGCCGGGCGGTGTTGCAGGACTTCGGCGAGCTGGCCGAGGTGCCCTCGCGCCTGCGTGTGCTCGCGCTGGTGGGCAAGGGACACAACGGCGGCGACGCGCTGCTGGCGGCGGACGAGATCCTCAAGCGCCACAGTGGGGCCGAGGTGCACCTGTTGCTGCGGGCCGATAAAAAGGAGCTGCGCAGCCTGACCCGCCGCGCCTTTGACGAGCTTTTGAAATCCTCCCGCGCCAGCCTCTGCAATGAGCTGACCTACCGGCAGGAAGCCTACGACATCGCGCTCGACGGGCTGCTCGGGATGCAGTTCCGTCCGCCACTGAAGTCCGATCTGGCCGATCTGCTGGCGGAGGTCAACGCCCGCCGGGGCATCCGCTTCCGCGCGGCGGTGGACCTGCCCAGCGGCCTCGGTGACGCGGACGCCTTTCAGGCGGACTTCACTTACGCCACCGGCATCGCCAAGAGCCCGCTTTTCGACCCAGCCCATGCGGACAAATGCGGTCGCATCCGCTACCTGGACATCGGGTTTTTCCAACTGCCCTACGAGGGGCCGCGCTCGTTCGCGGAGAACATCCTGCCCGACGCCGCCTTGCAGAGCCAGGGCGGGCTGCGCCCGCCGCGCTGCGACAAGCGCACCTTCGGCCACCTCTTTGTGCTCAGCGGCTCGCGCTCCTTTCCGGGGGCGCTGCTGATGAGCGTCAAGGCCGCGCTCAGCTCCGGCGTCGGCCTGCTCACGGCCTTCGCGCCCGAGTCGCTGGCCGCGCAGTACGCCGCCGCCGTGCCTGAGGCCATGTGGGTGCCCTGGCCGGAAACGCCCGAGGGCGGACTGGCCCTGGAGGGCTGGCACCTGCTGCGCGAACGTCTTTCCCGCGCCGACGCGGTGCTCTGTGGCTCCGGCATCGGCCGCGAACCGGAAACCCTGCAACTGGTCCGCGACCTGGTGCGCGAGGTCGAGCTGCCGCTGGTCATCGACGCCGATGCGCTCCAGCCGGAGACGGCGCTGGCCGCCGCCAGCCGCCCGGCCTCGGCGGGGGGCGTTGTGCTGACTCCGCACATGGGCGAATTTATGCGGCTGGCCGGGCGGCAGAGCGCGGAGTATTCGCGGGAGGCGCTGGTGGATTTTTGCCAAAAGCACCGCGTGGTCACGGCTCTGAAAGGCCCGCATACCCGCGTGTGCGACGGCTCGCAGGTCGCGCTCAGTACGCGGGGCGGACCGGTCCTGGCCCGGGGCGGCAGCGGCGACATGCTGGCGGGGTTGATGGGTGGCCTCGTCGCCCAGCAGCCGCGCGCGCCCTTCGAGCCGGCCTGCCGGGCGGTGCTCTGGCACGGCCTCGCCGCCGACCATCTCGCCCGTACCCGTGGCCAGATTGCCGTGCACACCACGGAGTTGCTGGAGCACTTCGGCCCGGCCCTGCGGGAGGCTTAGGGGCGGGTTGGTTTACTTTTTAACACTTTAGGACAACGCAACGGATGGACAAGGAACTGACGCCCACGCAGGCCACGCTCGTGCTCAACGGCCTCTCCGGCGTCGGCCCGGTCACGCTGCGTCGGCTGTTCGATCATTTTGGCGAAGATCCCAGGTCGGTGCTGGCGGCGGGCGTGTCGGCGCTGCGGCAGGTGCAGGGAGTGGGGCCGGAGATGGCATCCACGATTGCCAACTGGCGCTCGCATTTCGATCTGGCCAAAGAGGAGGAAAAACTGGCTCGCGGCGGGGTGAACTTTATCCATACGGGCAGCGTGGAGTACCCGCCGTTGCTGAAGGAAATCTACGACCCGCCCATCGGCCTCTACACCAAGGGGCCGCTGCGAGTAGGCCGCAAGACCGTGGCCATTGTCGGCAGCCGCCATACCACGCTCTACGGGCAGGGGGTGGCCCGCCGCCTCGCCGCCGACCTCGCCCGGCTGGGCATCTGCGTGGCCAGCGGGTTGGCCAGGGGGATCGACACCGCCGCCCATGAGGGTGCGCTGGAGGCCGGAGGGCCGACCGTGGCCGTGCTCGGTTGCGGGCTGGACATTATTTACCCGCCTGAAAACATCGACCTGTACCGCCGCCTGGAAAAATCCGGGGCGATTTTTTCCGAGTTCCGGCTCGGCACCCGCGCCACCAAGAGCACCTTTCCCATGCGCAACCGCCTGCTCTCGGGCATGAGCCTGGCGGTCATCGTGGTGGAGAGCGACGCCAGCGGCGGCAGCATGATTACCGCCCGCTTTGCCGCCGAGCAGAACCGGCAGGTCTTCGCCGTGCCGGGACGCATCGACCAGCCCTCCAGCCGCGGTTGCCACCAGTTGATCCGCGACGGGGCTACGTTGTTGACCTGCGTGGATGACTTGCTGGAGGAGTTGCAGTTCGCCGGGGAGCAGCTTCAGATGCCCGGTCTGGACGCGACTGACGAAGCGGGTGTTGACGGGGCCTCCGCCCGCGGTTTTTCCGGAAGCGGGCAGGCTACCGAGGCGCAGGCCGGTGGCTTGAGCGGCGACGAGGCCCGCGTGTACCGCTACCTGTGCGAAAGCGGCCTGCGTGGCGCGGACGATATCGCCGGGGCGCTCGGGCTGCCAATGCCCGTCGTTGCGGCCACGCTCATGATGCTCGAACTGAAAAAGCGCGTCGTCAAACGCGCGGACGGCACCTTTGAGGCCCGGGGCTGAGCAGTTCCCGGGGAAGCGTCTTATCGGCGCTGCGTGGTTACGCACCCGGAGCTTGCCAAAGGGTGGATTTGTTGGCAACATTTCCGGCTTTTCCTTTTCCGAGCCGGAAAAGCCTGAATCATGATCACAAAGATTTTCAAGAAATTCGCGGGCAGTCACTATCGTCGCTTTCTGAAGAAAGCCCAGCCCATCGTCGCCAAGATCAACCAGCTTGAGCAGGAGTACCAGTCGCTCAGTGACGAACAACTACGCGCTAAAACCGAGGAATTCCGGGCCCGCTACACGAAGGAAATGGATGAGGTTCGTGCCCGCCTCGGGGACAATCCCGACCCGGAGCGTCTGGTCGAGGCCAACCAGGCTATCCTCGACGGCCTGTTGCCGGAGGCTTTCGCCACGGTCAAGAACGCCGCCCGCCGCCTTTGCGGAAAGGATGTTGATGTGATGGGCCACATGCTGCGCTGGGAGATGGTCCACTACGATGTGCAGCTCATCGGCGGCATGGCCCTGCACGACAACCGCATCGCGGAAATGGCCACCGGTGAAGGTAAAACCCTCGTCTCCACGCTCCCGCTCTATCTGAACGCGCTCTCGGGTCGCAATTGCCAGCTCTGTACCGTCAACGAGTATCTGGCCGAGCGCGACTCCCAGTGGATGGGGCACCTTTTCAAGTTCCTCGGACTCACCGTCGGGGTGATTAAAAACCAGCAGCCCCCCGAGGAGAAACGCGCCGCCTACGAGGCGGACCTGACTTACGGTACGGCTTCGGAATTCGGCTTCGACTACCTGCGCGATAACGGCATGGCCACCCGCGCCGAGGATCAGGTGCAGCGCGACCATTACTACGTCATCGTGGACGAAATCGACTCCATCCTTGTTGACGAGGCGCGCACGCCGCTCATCATTTCCGGCCCCGTGCAGGATGACCGCCAGGCCCCGTTCATGGAGCTCAAGCCCGGCATCCAGAAGCTCGTTTCGCTCCAGACCAACCTCTGCACCCACCTGGCTAACACGGCCCAGGAGGCGCTCATGAGCGGCGACCTCGACAACGACACCCGCCTGGACGCTCTCAACAAGCTCGTCCAGGTCAAGCTCGGCATGCCCAAGAACCGTTCGCTGATGAAGCTGATGGAGCACGGCAACATCCGCCGCGCCTTCGAGAAGCACGACGCCGAGATGCACTCGGATTTCCAGAAAAAAATCCTCTACGCGCTCAAGGAGGAACTCTACTACACCATCGACGAAAAGCAGCACCAGAGCGATCTGACCGAAAAGGGTCGTTCCACCCTGCGCCCGGATGATCCCGACGCCTTCGTCCTGCCCGACCTGCCCACGATTTTCAACGAAATCGAAAGCGACCAGTCCCTCTCCGACGAGGAGAAGATGAAGGAAAAACAGAAGGAGGAGGAGCTTTTTGGTCGCCGCTCGGAGGACATCCACTGCATCAGCCAGCTCCTGCGCGCCTACGCCCTGTACGAGCGTGACAAGGAGTACGTCATCCACGAGGGCAAGGTTGCCATCGTCGATGAAAACACGGGCCGCATGATGCCGGGCCGCCGCTGGTCCGACGGTCTCCACCAGGCCGTCGAGGCCAAGGAAGGGGTCAAGATCGAGAAGGAGTCCAAGACCTACGCCACCATCACCGTCCAGAACTACTTCCGCCTCTACGAAAAGCTGGCCGGGATGACGGGGACGGCCGAGACCGAGGCGGGTGAGTTCCACGACATTTACGGGCTCAACGTCATGGTCATCCCGACGCACAGACCCTGCCAGCGCATCGACGAGAACGACGTCATTTACAAGACTCGCCGCGAGAAGTACAACGCCGTCATCGAGGACATCAAGGTCGCCCATGAAAAGGGTCAGCCGGTGCTCGTCGGGACGGCTTCGGTCGAGGCTTCCGAAGTCCTCAGCCGCATGCTCCAGCGCACGAAAATCCGCCACAGCGTGCTCAACGCCAAGTACCACCAGCAGGAGGCCGAAATCGTCTCCCAGGCCGGGCAACCGGGCGGCGTCACCATCGCCACCAACATGGCCGGTCGCGGCACGGACATCAAGCTGGGGGAGGGCATCAATGAAAAGGGTGGGCTGCTCGTCATCGGCACCGAGCGGCACGAGTCCCGCCGCGTGGACCGCCAGCTCCGGGGCCGCTGCGCCCGTCAGGGCGATAACGGGCGCTCGAAGTTCTTCATCTCGCTGGAGGACGACCTGATGCGCCTCTTCGCCAATGCCGGTCCCATCTCCAAGATTCTCCAAAGCTCCTTCCAGGAAGGTGAAGTGCTGGCGCACCCGCTGTTGAACCGCTCCATCGAGTCGGCGCAGAAAAAGGTCGAGCAGCAGAACTACTCCATCCGCAAGCGCCTGCTCCAGTACGACGATGTGCTCAACAAGCAGCGTGAGGTCATTTACGGCATCCGCAACGACGCGCTCCACAGCGAGAGCCCGCGCGACGTCATCATGGAAATGGTGATGGAGGAGCTGGAAGCCCGCCTCGACACCATCGCCTCCGGCTCGGACAAGCAGCCCGAGTACAGCGACGTGCAGGGCCTGCTCTCCTGGGTCAACACGCACTTCCCGGTCGCCATCGAGGAGCAGGAAATCGAGGGCAAGACCCACGCCCAGTTGCTCAGCCTCTTCTCCGAGCGCATCAACAAGGCCTACGATCAGCGCGCCTCCGCCGAGGATGAAAAGGCTTTCAAAGGCCTGGAGCGCTACGTGCTCACCCGCGCCATTGACAAAAACTGGCAGGACCACTTGACCGAAATGGAAGATCTGCGCCGCGCCGTCGGCCTGCGCGGCTACGGGCAGAAAGACCCGCTCGTCGAGTACAAGGCCGAGGCTTTCACCTATTTCCAGGACATGATCGCCCGTGTGCGCACGGACATCTGCACCGGCATCTTCCGCGTAGCTATTATCCACAATCCCGCCGAACTGGAAGCCGCCCGCCGTCGCCTGATGGAGATGCAGCGCCGCGCCCAGGCCACCGGCCCCGAGAATGCCTCGGCCCCGGGTGCCGCCCCTGCCGGGCGCGGACCTGCCGCCGCCGGAGCGGGCCGGACCGCCGACGGCAAACCGATCAAGCTGCCCACGGTGCAGCCGGTCAAGCGTGAGCTGCCGAAGATCGGGCGCAACGAGGTCGTGTCCATCCGCAAGGGCGGTCAGACCCAGACGCTCAAGTGGAAAAAGGCCGAGGAAATGGTCCGCGACGAGGGCTGGGAACTGGTCCCGCCCAGCGAAACGGCCAAAAAGTAGCGCCGGTTCTCCAGCCACATCCCGCTAAAGCCATGAGCACTCCACACGGGGCCGAGTCCACCGGGCGCGCGCCCCTGCGATGTATCATGGCTGGCGTGGCGCTGGTCTTTACAGTCCTGCTGACGGTTATCGCCTTTCCGCCCTTCGATGTGGCCGAGGCGGCCTATGTCTTGGCCGTCCCGCTCTTGCTGTGGACGACTGCCCGGCCCCGCTGGCGCAGATTTCTGCTCGGGGCCTGGGGCGCGTACGCGGTTAGCTGGTTCTTCCTCCTGATCTGGCTCCGACACATGGAGCCTCCCATGGGCTGGATCGCGTTGATCGTGTTATCGGGTATACTGGGGGCCTTTAACCTTACCTGGGCCGCCGCCGCCCGCTGGCTTTTCCCCCGCGCCATGGAGCGTTCCTTGCGTCCGCGCCTGATCGCCCTGCTCGGGCTGGCCGGAGCGTGGGTCGTGATCGAGTGGGCACGGAGCTGGATGCTGTTTGGCTTTCCCTGGGCCACGCTGGCGGTTAGCCAGTGGCAACGCCCGCCGATGCTCCAGATTGCTGCCTGGACCGGGGCCTACGGCGTCTCCTTTATCCTGATCTTCTTCAACCTCGCGCTGGCGGGCTATTTCTGGCGACTGCTGAATCCCGAGCCCGACGATGAGGCGGAAGGCGAGGAAATGGACGCGGAAAACGACACCACCGCCGGGAAGAACATCGCCCGCGATTCCGCGCCGGATCAGGACGACTCCTCATCTGACGGCCGCGACACCGATCCCGACGCCGAGGATGAGCGCGGGCGTCCTTACCGCAGTCTCGGGCGTTCGTTATTGCATACCCGGCCGCAGCGTCCGGTCACCAACGCGCTTTCCCTCAGCGGCGCCTTTTCCATGGCCCGCGCGCCGGGCGGGAGTTTTACGCGTTTCCTGCGGGTGAGCCCGGAGCTGGCCCTCGCGTTGGCTATGGTGCTTGGGAGCCTCTGGCTGTTTTTCAAAACCATCCCCCGTGCCGACGAGACGGGTCCGATGTTCAAGGCCGGGGTGGTGCAGCCCTGGACCGACCCGCAAAAGAAGTGGGACATCAACTTTTTCCGCGAAAACCTGCTCACGCTCAGCTCCCTGACCGAACGGGCGGCCCTGAGCGACCCGGACCTGATCGTGTGGCCGGAAGCGGCCACGCCCGGCCCGCTGCTGGACCCCGAAGACCCGCGCATGAAGGCATGGGTCGAGCAACTGGTGAACTTCGCCGGTGTCCCGCTGCTGACCGGCAATATGGCCATCGACGACGGCCACTGGTACAACGCCGCCTTTGTCATCTACCCGGCCAGCGGCACCTACGGTGAGTGGTACGCCAAGCAGAAACGCGTCCCTTTCGGCGAGTTTGTGCCGTTCCGCGAGTGGTTGCCCTTTCTGGGCAAGTTCGTCCCGCTGGAGGACATCGCCCGCGGCCCCGGCCCGGTCATCCTGCCGGTCGAACTGCCCGAGGGCACCTACAACGCCGGACCGCTCATCTGCTACGAGGACATTTTTCCAACACTGGCCCGGCAAGTGACCGCGATGGGGGCGGACTTCCTGCTCGTCGTGACCAACGACGCCTGGTACGGCCAGGAGGGTGGGGCGATCCAGCACGCAGCGCACTCCGTCCTGCGGGCGGTGGAAACCCG
Coding sequences within:
- a CDS encoding pyridoxine 5'-phosphate synthase, producing MQSQQILLGVNIDHSATVRQARYREHALDRGRMVEPDPVEIALHAQRAGADGITMHLREDRRHIQDSDVRLMRDMIQVPLNLEMACTQEMLDIALEVRPDVVLLVPEGRQEVTTEGGLDVIGGRDNICTMVSHLGAVGVETSLFIDPDPEQVKTAAQTGCAYVELHTGAFASAFYESREAARYELERLRIAADIAANAGLKVNAGHGINYVNIRMVRELPHLHEMNIGHSIISRALYTGITEAVREMKALMNGVLR
- the dprA gene encoding DNA-processing protein DprA, which gives rise to MDKELTPTQATLVLNGLSGVGPVTLRRLFDHFGEDPRSVLAAGVSALRQVQGVGPEMASTIANWRSHFDLAKEEEKLARGGVNFIHTGSVEYPPLLKEIYDPPIGLYTKGPLRVGRKTVAIVGSRHTTLYGQGVARRLAADLARLGICVASGLARGIDTAAHEGALEAGGPTVAVLGCGLDIIYPPENIDLYRRLEKSGAIFSEFRLGTRATKSTFPMRNRLLSGMSLAVIVVESDASGGSMITARFAAEQNRQVFAVPGRIDQPSSRGCHQLIRDGATLLTCVDDLLEELQFAGEQLQMPGLDATDEAGVDGASARGFSGSGQATEAQAGGLSGDEARVYRYLCESGLRGADDIAGALGLPMPVVAATLMMLELKKRVVKRADGTFEARG
- a CDS encoding NAD(P)H-hydrate dehydratase, with protein sequence MPIAHPILSTDESLDFERTLLPGREQQWTAMNNAGRAVGRAVLQDFGELAEVPSRLRVLALVGKGHNGGDALLAADEILKRHSGAEVHLLLRADKKELRSLTRRAFDELLKSSRASLCNELTYRQEAYDIALDGLLGMQFRPPLKSDLADLLAEVNARRGIRFRAAVDLPSGLGDADAFQADFTYATGIAKSPLFDPAHADKCGRIRYLDIGFFQLPYEGPRSFAENILPDAALQSQGGLRPPRCDKRTFGHLFVLSGSRSFPGALLMSVKAALSSGVGLLTAFAPESLAAQYAAAVPEAMWVPWPETPEGGLALEGWHLLRERLSRADAVLCGSGIGREPETLQLVRDLVREVELPLVIDADALQPETALAAASRPASAGGVVLTPHMGEFMRLAGRQSAEYSREALVDFCQKHRVVTALKGPHTRVCDGSQVALSTRGGPVLARGGSGDMLAGLMGGLVAQQPRAPFEPACRAVLWHGLAADHLARTRGQIAVHTTELLEHFGPALREA
- the secA gene encoding preprotein translocase subunit SecA, with protein sequence MITKIFKKFAGSHYRRFLKKAQPIVAKINQLEQEYQSLSDEQLRAKTEEFRARYTKEMDEVRARLGDNPDPERLVEANQAILDGLLPEAFATVKNAARRLCGKDVDVMGHMLRWEMVHYDVQLIGGMALHDNRIAEMATGEGKTLVSTLPLYLNALSGRNCQLCTVNEYLAERDSQWMGHLFKFLGLTVGVIKNQQPPEEKRAAYEADLTYGTASEFGFDYLRDNGMATRAEDQVQRDHYYVIVDEIDSILVDEARTPLIISGPVQDDRQAPFMELKPGIQKLVSLQTNLCTHLANTAQEALMSGDLDNDTRLDALNKLVQVKLGMPKNRSLMKLMEHGNIRRAFEKHDAEMHSDFQKKILYALKEELYYTIDEKQHQSDLTEKGRSTLRPDDPDAFVLPDLPTIFNEIESDQSLSDEEKMKEKQKEEELFGRRSEDIHCISQLLRAYALYERDKEYVIHEGKVAIVDENTGRMMPGRRWSDGLHQAVEAKEGVKIEKESKTYATITVQNYFRLYEKLAGMTGTAETEAGEFHDIYGLNVMVIPTHRPCQRIDENDVIYKTRREKYNAVIEDIKVAHEKGQPVLVGTASVEASEVLSRMLQRTKIRHSVLNAKYHQQEAEIVSQAGQPGGVTIATNMAGRGTDIKLGEGINEKGGLLVIGTERHESRRVDRQLRGRCARQGDNGRSKFFISLEDDLMRLFANAGPISKILQSSFQEGEVLAHPLLNRSIESAQKKVEQQNYSIRKRLLQYDDVLNKQREVIYGIRNDALHSESPRDVIMEMVMEELEARLDTIASGSDKQPEYSDVQGLLSWVNTHFPVAIEEQEIEGKTHAQLLSLFSERINKAYDQRASAEDEKAFKGLERYVLTRAIDKNWQDHLTEMEDLRRAVGLRGYGQKDPLVEYKAEAFTYFQDMIARVRTDICTGIFRVAIIHNPAELEAARRRLMEMQRRAQATGPENASAPGAAPAGRGPAAAGAGRTADGKPIKLPTVQPVKRELPKIGRNEVVSIRKGGQTQTLKWKKAEEMVRDEGWELVPPSETAKK
- the lnt gene encoding apolipoprotein N-acyltransferase, encoding MSTPHGAESTGRAPLRCIMAGVALVFTVLLTVIAFPPFDVAEAAYVLAVPLLLWTTARPRWRRFLLGAWGAYAVSWFFLLIWLRHMEPPMGWIALIVLSGILGAFNLTWAAAARWLFPRAMERSLRPRLIALLGLAGAWVVIEWARSWMLFGFPWATLAVSQWQRPPMLQIAAWTGAYGVSFILIFFNLALAGYFWRLLNPEPDDEAEGEEMDAENDTTAGKNIARDSAPDQDDSSSDGRDTDPDAEDERGRPYRSLGRSLLHTRPQRPVTNALSLSGAFSMARAPGGSFTRFLRVSPELALALAMVLGSLWLFFKTIPRADETGPMFKAGVVQPWTDPQKKWDINFFRENLLTLSSLTERAALSDPDLIVWPEAATPGPLLDPEDPRMKAWVEQLVNFAGVPLLTGNMAIDDGHWYNAAFVIYPASGTYGEWYAKQKRVPFGEFVPFREWLPFLGKFVPLEDIARGPGPVILPVELPEGTYNAGPLICYEDIFPTLARQVTAMGADFLLVVTNDAWYGQEGGAIQHAAHSVLRAVETRRPVLRCGNNGWSGWIDEQGRIRDVLRGINGSTYFQGTGTFDLRHDLRWGGVLTPYVRYGDWFVGLCALFFAWAAVRENRLRV
- the acpS gene encoding holo-ACP synthase, yielding MNIRLEEGGFVLGVGTDLVDVERIRASHQRHGERFLDRVFTAVEQAYCLDHRNPYPHLAARFAAKEALSKAFSTGIGAEFAFTSLSVEHGERSQPLARLDAKGQALLEAVGGTNVLLSLTHTSTLAQAFVLIVRRPG